AGCACGACGTCGTCGACCACGACGTGCTGGACGCCGAACTGGTCAGCCTGGCCCGGCGTACCGCCGCACGGCTCGGCAAGTCAGCCGCATTCGCGCGGACCGTCACCATCAAGGTCCGGCAGCACGACTTCGCGACGTCGACACGGTCCGAGACGTTGCTGCACCCGACCGGTGACGCCGGCGTGATCCTCGACGTGGCGCGCCGGCTCCTCGCCGGGGTCGACGTGTCGAACGGCTTGCGGTTGCTCGGTGTCGGTGTGTCCGGGCTCAGCACGCACGCGCAGGAGCAGCTGCGCTTCGACGAGGACCATGACCCGTTGCTGCCGATCGGTGAGGCCGACGCCGAGGTGCCGGCGACCCCGGCGGGCGATGTGCGTCGCACGCCGGGCCCCGCGGCATACACCGGGGACGGTCCGCCGGACTGGTGGCCCGGCCAGGACGTCGAGCACACCGAGCAGGGCACGGGCTGGGTGTGGGGCAGTGGGCTGGGGCGGGTGACCGTCCGCTTCGAGGGCCCGACGACCGGCCCCGGGCCGGTGCGGACCTTTCGCGCCGACGACCCCGCGCTGCGCAAGACCGGGCCGCCGCAGTGGTGACGGCGTCGCCGATGCCGGGCCGACCGGTCCGGAGCCGCGGTCAGGCGCGGTCGCGCGATCGGATGAGACAGTCCACCTCGACCTCCAGCACCGGTTTGCCGAGCTGATTGCGCAGCCGCCCCTGGATGACCACCGCACACCGGCCGGGGCCGTCCGGCACGACGGACAGCATGGTCACCGAGCAGCTCAGCCCATCGCCGGCGCGGACCGGGCGCAGGAACCTCACCTCCCGCAGGGCGCGACCGGCGATGACGTCGTACTTGTTGTAGACCGCCTCGACGGCGAGCTTCTGATAGATCGACAGCGTGTGCAGACCGCTCGCGATCAGCCCACCGAAGTCACTGGTCGCCGCGAGCTGCGGGTCCACGTGGAAGTATTGCGGGTCCCACGCCGATGCGTAGGCGATGATCGCTTCCTCCGTGACGTCCAGCGTGCCGCAGTCGAACTCCTGCATGACCGGGATGTCCTCGGCCGGCAGCAGACGCCCGGCCGACCGGTCGATGGGCGACGCATCCAGGAACCAGCCGTGCACCATGCCGTCCGGTCGGCCGCGTTCGAGGAAGTATTCGGTGCCGAACGATTTCGCGAAGACGTCCGGGGGCATCGCCATGAACATGCCGATGTCGGACACCTGGCTGCGGTGCGATCGCATCGCGGCGCGAATGCGATCCAGGTAGTCGGAAACGTCGACTGCCCAATGGAGTTCGGCTTCCGGCATACCCATCGGGTTGCCGTCGTCCATCGGGCCGTCCGGGTCGAAGTTCATGTCGAGCCCGGCGGCTCGCGCCGCGTCCGCCTGCGCCCGCATGGCGTCGCGGTTCATCGTCTCTTCGAGCACCCGTGGGGTGCGCGCCGCACGCTCGGCCGCGGCGTAGGTGACGGCGTGCACCTTGACGTGATCGGGGTGGCCGTAGCTGCCGTGCCAGTCGTAACCGACCAGGACGTCGGCGTCCTCCTCGTCGAGGATCGCGGCGAGTCGCGCCGCGGCGTCCTCGAGCGGTGCCTGGTGGAAGGACTCCGGGTCGGAGTTCTGCTCCCAACCGGTCATGCCGGAGTCGTGGTAGCCCAGCCAGGCGACGCGCGCAGTGCCGGTGACCCGTGCCGACGCCTCGGCCTCGGCACGACGCCGGGCCGCCAAGGACTCGCCGGGGGCCAGGTCGTCGGGCACTTCGCCGTGCTCGCCGCCGGTGGCGTAGACGACCACCACGCGATGACCCTCGTCCGAAGCGCGTGACATGGAGCCGGCGGTCTGCGAACTCTCGTCGTCGGGATGCGCGTGGAAGAAGACGATGGTCGACATTCCAGGAATTTTGGCACCACGCGCCGACACCGGGTAGAAGAGGGTCATGACGTCAGCCGAGATGCGAAGGGATCCCCATCCGCTGACCGGGCAGCCCTTCGAGTCACCCGTGCCGGCCGGGACCGGGTGGCCGGGGGACCGCGCCACCGGTGACACCCCGGTGGCCGGCACGCCTGCCGCGGTGCGTCGCCTGGCCCGATCGGCGGGGACGATCGACGAACTCGACGCGCGCATCTCGGTCTGCCGCGCCTGCCCGAGGCTCGTCGCGTGGCGGGAGGAGGTCGCCACGACCGGTCGTCGACGGTCGTTCGCGCAGGAGCCCTACTGGGGGCGGCCGGTGCCTGCCTTCGGCGATGTCGACGCCACACGGCTCATCGTCGGGCTGGCGCCGGCGGCGAACGGCGCGAACCGCACGGGACGGATGTTCACCGGTGACCGGTCGGGGGACTGGCTCTTCGCCGCGCTCCACCGTGCCGGGTTCGCGAATCAGCCGTCCTCGATGAGCGCCGGAGACGGCCTGCAACTGCGCGGGATCCGGATCACCGCCCCGGTCCGCTGCGCACCGCCGGCGAACAAGCCGACCACCGCCGAGAAGGCCACCTGCGCGCCGTGGCTGGAACGGGAGCTGCAACTGTCGGCCGACACGCTGCGCGTCATTCTCACGTTGGGCGGGATCGGCTGGGACACAACCATTTCCACCGCCCGGACGCTCGGCTGGGAGGTGCCGCGGCCGAAGCCGAAGTTCGGGCACGGTGCCCGAGCGACGTTGCTGACGCCGAACGGACCGGTCGAGCTGGTGGGGTGCTACCACGTGAGCCAGCAGAACACCTTCACCGGGCGACTCACCGAGTCCATGCTGGACGACGTGCTCGCGCTGGTGCGCGAACTCGGCTGAGACGCGCCGGGCGTCATACCGAGGGGGCGACCAGGACGCAGAACTCGGTGCCGTCCGGGTCGGCGAAGCCAACGGCCCCGCGGCATACCGGGCCGGCCCATCGGGTCGCGCCGAGGGACGTCAGCTGCGTTGCGGCATCAGCGAGTTCGGCCTCCGACCGGACCGCCAGGTCGAGGTGAACCCGGTTGTAACCGGTCTGGGGCTCAATAGGCTCGCCGCCCCAGCTGATCTTGCTGCCGCCCGAGGGCGCCTGGATCGCCGTCTCCTGCTCCTGGTCCCAGACCAGCGGCCATTGCAGGGCCCTGCTCCAGAAGTAGCCCACGGCCTGACTGCCGTCGCAGGCGAGGCACCCGATGGTGCCCGTCCCGGCGAGGAAGTTGTTGCCGGGCGGGATGACACAGAACTCGTTGTCCTCCGGATCCGCCATGACGGTGTGCTCCGCATCGGCGCCCTGACCGATGTCGATGCGGCGGCCACCGGCGTCGAGCGCGCGGGCGACGGTCAGCCCCTGATCGGCGTGGGACGAACTGGTCAGATCGAAGTGCCCACGGTTCGGGGTCGTCTTCGGCTCGGCGCGCGGGACGAAACGGATCAGCGGCTGCCCGGCGTTCGTGACCGGGAGCTGGACGCCGCCGCGGTCGTCCGGCCCGACGGGCCGGTCCAGGACCGCGGACCAGAAGTCCGCCTCGTGGGACGGATCCTGGGCTCCGAAGGTGATCGCGAACAGTCGAACGGACATGGGCGCCTCCGTGGGGGTGGGGTGCCCACGACGCTAGGCACCGATCGGGTGGCGGACAACGCAATTTTCGCCGTCAGGTGGACCTCGTCGCCCTGACAGCGGTCGGATGTGGGACCGTTCGAGGGTGAACTTGCCACACGATGACATCGATCCGGACGGCCTGCTCGAGTACTCGGTCGTCTTCACCGACCGCTCGCTCAACCACATGTCCCAGCGTTTCGTGCGGGTCATGCAGGACACCATCGACGTGCTGCGGAGCACCTACGGCGCGCACACCGTCGCGATCGTTCCCGGCGGCGGCTCCTACGGGATGGAGGCCATCGCCCGTCAGCTGGCCACCGGACGGCGCGCGCTCGTCATACGCAACGGCGCCTTCTCCTACCGCTGGTCCCAG
This genomic window from Flexivirga oryzae contains:
- a CDS encoding VOC family protein — encoded protein: MSVRLFAITFGAQDPSHEADFWSAVLDRPVGPDDRGGVQLPVTNAGQPLIRFVPRAEPKTTPNRGHFDLTSSSHADQGLTVARALDAGGRRIDIGQGADAEHTVMADPEDNEFCVIPPGNNFLAGTGTIGCLACDGSQAVGYFWSRALQWPLVWDQEQETAIQAPSGGSKISWGGEPIEPQTGYNRVHLDLAVRSEAELADAATQLTSLGATRWAGPVCRGAVGFADPDGTEFCVLVAPSV
- a CDS encoding uracil-DNA glycosylase gives rise to the protein MTSAEMRRDPHPLTGQPFESPVPAGTGWPGDRATGDTPVAGTPAAVRRLARSAGTIDELDARISVCRACPRLVAWREEVATTGRRRSFAQEPYWGRPVPAFGDVDATRLIVGLAPAANGANRTGRMFTGDRSGDWLFAALHRAGFANQPSSMSAGDGLQLRGIRITAPVRCAPPANKPTTAEKATCAPWLERELQLSADTLRVILTLGGIGWDTTISTARTLGWEVPRPKPKFGHGARATLLTPNGPVELVGCYHVSQQNTFTGRLTESMLDDVLALVRELG
- a CDS encoding PIG-L family deacetylase, giving the protein MSTIVFFHAHPDDESSQTAGSMSRASDEGHRVVVVYATGGEHGEVPDDLAPGESLAARRRAEAEASARVTGTARVAWLGYHDSGMTGWEQNSDPESFHQAPLEDAAARLAAILDEEDADVLVGYDWHGSYGHPDHVKVHAVTYAAAERAARTPRVLEETMNRDAMRAQADAARAAGLDMNFDPDGPMDDGNPMGMPEAELHWAVDVSDYLDRIRAAMRSHRSQVSDIGMFMAMPPDVFAKSFGTEYFLERGRPDGMVHGWFLDASPIDRSAGRLLPAEDIPVMQEFDCGTLDVTEEAIIAYASAWDPQYFHVDPQLAATSDFGGLIASGLHTLSIYQKLAVEAVYNKYDVIAGRALREVRFLRPVRAGDGLSCSVTMLSVVPDGPGRCAVVIQGRLRNQLGKPVLEVEVDCLIRSRDRA